CCGCTGCTGCTGACCCCCCGACATCTCGCTGGGACGGTGCCCCAGGCGCGGGCGCAGCCCCACCGCGTCGACGACGGCGTCGTACCAGTCCTGGTCGGGCTTGCGCCCCGCCAGGTCGAGCGGCAGCAGGATGTTCTCGCGCGCGGTCAGGGTCGGGATCAGGTTGAAGGCCTGGAAGACGAAGCCGACCTTCTCGCGCCGCAGCGTGGTGAGGTCCTTGTCCTTGAGCCCGGCCAACGCCGTGCCGTCGACGACGACCTCGCCGCTGGTGGGGGTGTCGAGCGCCGCCAGGCAGTGCATCAGGGTCGACTTGCCGGAGCCGGAGGGCCCCATGATGGCGGTGAACTCGCCGCGGTGCAGGTCGACGCTGACGCCGTCGAGCGCGCGCACCTGCGCCTCGTCGGCGCCGTACACCTTGGTCAGGTCGTGGGCGCTGGCCGCGAGCGTGGGCGGCTGCGCGGCGGTGGGCTGGGCCATGCGCCGAGTCTGGCAGCGGTCGGTGCCGCGCGTCATCGGGAATACCCCGGATGGTGTCCCCGGGGTCCCCCCGACCACCCCTCAGGGAGGTGCCCCTCGACGAGGGTTGCGCCTACCTTCGGCGGAATGGGTAGGACTGCGAAGGACGTGACAGGAGTGACGGGCGGGGCGACGGGCGGTGACGGGCGGCGCAAGGGTGCGGCCGGGCTCGTGGCCGGCGCGGCGCTGGGCTACGTCGCAGGCTCGCGGACGCGACGCGTCGAGCTGCACGACGTACCGGCCGACGACCGGGACGGGGGCGAGCCGCGGAAGGGCCCCGGGCGCGAGGGGGTCGCCCC
The Nocardioides marinisabuli genome window above contains:
- a CDS encoding ABC transporter ATP-binding protein; its protein translation is MAQPTAAQPPTLAASAHDLTKVYGADEAQVRALDGVSVDLHRGEFTAIMGPSGSGKSTLMHCLAALDTPTSGEVVVDGTALAGLKDKDLTTLRREKVGFVFQAFNLIPTLTARENILLPLDLAGRKPDQDWYDAVVDAVGLRPRLGHRPSEMSGGQQQRVACARALVSRPAIVFADEPTGNLDSTSSAEVLGFLRRSVDELAQTVVMVTHDPVAASYTDRILFLADGRIVDELREPDRESVLERMGRLQRPAVPHQAG